The region GATGTACCTGTTGCGGGTGACGTGGCCAGCAGCGCCCAGGCCGTGCCGTCACCTGTTGAAACGCCGTTGAAGACGGAAGTAGCCCAGATGTTGTCAACGGCAACCATACAGTCCAGGCCCGAAGAGAAGCCCTCGGAGGCTGCTCACAAAGCAGAAAGGCTGACCAAATCGGCGAAATCGGCGTTCATACTGCCATCGGTCAATCTGCTCAAAGAGCCAGTTCATACTCCTGAGTCAACCGAGCAGGAGCAGCAAGAGCTGCTGCGACGAGCTCAACAGTTGGCGTTGCGTTGCAGTGAATTTTCTGTGACCGGACAGGTACAGCAAATCAGTCCAGGACCAGTGGTCACTACATTTGAGTTCAAGCCTGACCCCGGCGTCAAGTATAGCCGCATTACCAGTCTGGCTGATGATTTGTGTCTGGCGCTGGAAGCCGAGCATATCCGCATAGACCGCATCGCCGGCAAGTCAACGGTTGGCATTGAGGTGCCAAACAAGCATCCTGAGATTATTTATTTGCGGGAACTGATCGAATCGCGCAAGTATCAAACGTCACGTTCCAAGCTGACCATCGCGCTGGGGAAATTGATTGACGGCAGCATTTACATCACTGATCTGGCGCGCATGCCGCATCTGCTGATTGCTGGCGCGACCGGCGCTGGCAAATCCATGACGTTGAACGCCATCATCTGCTCCTTGTTGTACAAGGCCACACCCGATGAGGTGCGGTTCATTTTGATTGACCCGAAGCGATTAGAATTGGGCCTCTATGAAGGTATTCCTCACCTGCTGACGCCGATCGTCATGGACCCCAAACGAGCGGCCAATGCGCTGAAGTGGGCTGTCAGTCAAATGGAGGATCGGTACCGGCTGCTGGCCAGCGTCGGCGTGCGCAACATTGATCAGTTTAACAAAGAAGTGCAAACCTCAGGCGGACGATTGTTGCTCAGCGATGAATCGGAGCGCGCTGAACTGAAGCCGCTGCCTTACATTGTCATCATCATTGACGAATTGGCCGATCTCATGATGGTTGCCTCCAACGACGTTGAGACCTCTATTACGCGACTGGCTCAAATGGCTCGCGCTGTCGGGATTCATCTGATCCTCACGACGCAGCGCCCCTCGGTTGACGTGATCACCGGCTTGATCAAAGCCAATTTCCCCTGCCGGATTGCCTTCCGCGTCGCCAGCAAAATAGATTCGCGGACAATCATTGACACCAATGGCGCTGAACAACTGCTGGGTCGTGGCGATATGTTGTTCTTGCCGCCGGGGACGGCACGGCTGGTCCGGGTTCACGGCGCGTATGTAGACGAGGCAGACATCAACGCAATCGTGGATTTCGTCAAGTCGCAAGCCGCGCCGGAGTATGACGAGAGCATCCTGATGTCCGAAAAAGAGCGTCAAGAGCTGGCTGAGGGTGCCAGCGGTGCGCGCGATGAGCTGTATCATGAAGCATTGAAGATCGTCGTGCAGATGGGACGCGCATCAACCTCTGTGCTACAACGCCGCTTGCGTATCGGCTATGGTCGCGCTGCCTCGATCATTGATGCGATGGAGCGCGATGGTTTTGTCGAACCGGCCAATGGCATGAAGCCGCGCGCCGTCACCAGCGCCGCGAAGGAATTTTACGCGCGGTTGATGGAGATGGAACAAGAGCAAGCAGAGTGACAACCCACAGTATTCGCGCGGGCTTGACCGTGCAATGCAGGCATCGTGTCCACTCATCCACAGAGAGACTCAACACGCTGATCGGTAAGAAGTGCGCCTGTTGATCGTGTTCGCTCACCCGCAGGTAGAGCAGCGAGCGGGCCGGTTTCAGTGGCTGCAACTGTCAACCGGGCGTCGGCTCATCAGCTCAGCCGCTTGAGCAGTCGCGCATGTTCGTCCCACATCTGAGTTGGCAGGCGGTTGCCCAGCCGCTTGAAAAACTCACCGATGGCGCCGGCTTCTTCTTTCCATGCCGCGCGATCAACGGCAAGCAGTTGTTGGAGCGTTTCTCGGGAAATATCCAGGCCTTCGCAATCGAGCGCGGCCGGCGTGGGGATATACCCTATCGGTGTTTCCACCGCCTCGCCGCGATCATTGACGCGGTCAATGATCCACTTCAGCACACGCAAATTTTCGCCGAAGCCAGGCCATAGGAATTTGCCACTCTCGTCTGTGCGGAACCAGTTCACATGGAAAATTTTTGGCATCCGCCAAGAGCGGGCGCCCATCGTCAGCCAGTGGCGTAGGTAATCGCCCATGTTATAGCCGCAGAATGGGAGCATAGCCATCGGGTCGCGTCGTACAACGCCGACGGCGCCGGTTGCTGCCGCTGTCGTTTCCGAAGCCATGCCAGCGCCGACAAACACGCCATGCTGCCAATCAAATGACTGGTACACAAGCGGTGCCAATCGAGCTCGCCGTCCGCCAAAGATGATCGCTGAAATCGGCACGCCCTGCGGGTTCTCCCATTCGGGGGATATGCTGGGGCATTGCGCCGCCGGCGCGGTGAAGCGAGCGTTGGGGTGAGCGGCTTTGCTGTTGTTGCCGGGTTTCCAAGGCTTGCCGCGCCAATCAATGGCTTGCTCTGGAGGTTCGCTCATACCTTCCCACCACGGCGTTCCATCCAGGGTCAGCGCCGTGTTGGTGAAGATCGAGTTGGATGACAGCGTCAACATGGCGTTCGGATTCGTCTTCATGCTGGTTCCCGGCGCTACGCCGAAGAATCCGGCTTCCGGATTGACAGCCCAGAGTCGTCCGTCCGCCCCAATTCGCAACCACGCAATGTCGTCACCAACTGTCCAGACTTTGTAGCCGTTGAGCGCCGCAGGTGGGATCAACATCGCCAGATTCGTTTTTCCGCAGGCGCTGGGGAACGCGCCCGTCATGTAGGTGACTTGCCCATCCGGCGCTTCGACGCCGACGATCAACATGTGTTCAGCCATCCATCCTTCGTCACGGCCTTCCACGCTGGCAATGCGCAGCGCATGACACTTCTTGGCAAGTAACGCATTGCCTCCATAGCCTGAGCCGATGCTCAGGATCAGCCTCTCATCAGGCAGGTGACAGATGTAGCGACGTTCCGGGCTCAAATCGCCCAGCGAATGCAGCCCTCTAACAAAATCGCTCGAGTTGCCCAAATGCTCCAGCGCCACCCGACCCATCCGTGTCATGATGCGCATATTGACCACGACGTAGGGACTATCCGTAATCTCCACGCCGACGCGCGCAAACGGCGAACCCACAGGCCCCATCAGATACGGCACGACATACATGGTTCGGCCTCGCATCGAACCGTCGTAGAGCTTGCAGATACGCTGGCGAACTTCCTCCGGCGACATCCAGTTGTTGGTTGGGCCAGTATCCTCTCGATGCGGCGTGCTGATGAACGTCAGATGCTCGGTCCGTGCTACATCAGTTGGGTCACTTCGGTGCAAATAGCAGTTGGGATATTTCTCATGATTGAGCGGGATCAATGTCCCGGCGTCAGTCATCTCCCGAATGAGCTTGTTGTATTCTTCGTCGGAGCCGTCACACCAATGAATGCGATCAGGATGAGTTTGTGTGGCGACCTCGTTAACCCACCGCGTGAGCGTCGTGTTTGTTGCCATGAGTAGCTCCTCTTTGAGCCGGTTATTCTAGCGAGGCCATCGAAGTTAATCAAATTGCCTGCGCCCTGGGTTCCGCTCAGGACGAGCGACGAGCAGGCGAGGCCCGCTGGGCGATTTGGCGAGTGTCCACACCGGCTTGCTACTTACCAGCCCATCCCCACGCGCGGTGGGGAGAACGATACTGTCCGATTTGGCGAGTGTCCACACCGGCTTGCTACGCGTTCAACAATCACGTTTCCAGGAAGAGTGACTCTGGGTCTTCGATGAGCTGTTTCACCCGCATGAGGAAGCGCACGGATTCCCGCCCATCCACAATACGATGATCGTAGCTGAGCGCGACATACATCATCGGGCGAATGACGACTTGCCCGTTCATCGCAATCGGCCGCTCTTCGATCTTGTGCAGGCCCAGGATGCCGACCTGTGGCGGATTCAAAATCGGTGTGCTGAGCATCGAGCCATAGACGCCGCCATTGCTGATGGTGAATGTTCCGCCGCGCAGGTCGTCGAGCGTCAGGGTTCCGTCTTCGGCTTTTTGCGCGAATCCCTTGATGGCTTTTTCGATCTCAACAATTGACATGCGGTCGGCGTCGCGAAGCACCGGCACGACCAAGCCCTCTGAAGCGCCAATCGCCACGCCGATGTCGTAGTAACGCTTCAGCACGATTTCGTCGCCTTGAATTTCAGCATTCAGTTGTGGAATCTCTTTCAACGCGCCGATCACCGCTTTGACGAAAAACGAGACGATCCCCAATCCGGTCCCGTACCGCTGTTTGAAAATTTCTTTGCGGCGGTTGCGAATATCAATGACAGCGGTCATATCCACTTCATTGAAGGTGGTCAGCATGGCCGCCGTGTGCTGAGCTTCGACCAGACGACGAGCAATCGTTTGTCGCCGGCGAGACATGCGCACACGTTCTTCCAGCGCAGAGCGATCAGTGGTCGGCGATTGAAGGGTTGGCTGTGGCTGGCGCTCGGTGGTGTGCAGTGGTGGTGGCGGCGGCGACGGCGATGGCGGCAGTCCTGCCGCGATACTCAGATTGTGCTCGTAAGCGTATCGTCGAGCAGTGGGCGTGGGACGCGCGGCAACGATGATCGGCGGCGGTGGTGATGGCCCCGCTTGTGCAGGCGGCATGGCGGCTGGCTCGGCGACAATTCTTGAGTCATCTTTCATTGGCGAGGTGAGTGAGGCAACCGGCATCTCCTCGACGATGCCGAGCACATCACCAATACGAACATCTTCGCCGGCTCGGCGCTCAATGCGGGCGAGGATGCCAGCGTGTTCCGACCCCACTTCCAGATTGACCTTATCGGTTTCCAGTTCTACGAGCGGTTCACCAGCCGCAACAGGTTCGCCCTCTTGTTTCAACCAACGAGAGACTGTGGCTTCGACAATGGATTCGCCTAGCTCAGGCACAAGGATTTGAATCGCCATAGGCTGTTCTCCATACTCAGGTCATTTTTAGCCAGACACGCTCATCTGTGCTTACACTCGAATCAAGGCGCAGTGCCTGCTGAATCAATGCCTGTTGGTTCATGATGTGCCAGGCCATCGAACCTTCCGAAGGGCTGGCGCTGGCCGGACGACCAATATACCGTAGCGGGCAACAACCTTCGATCAGCGCCAGCAGACGCGGCCTGGCGAACGTCCAAGCTCCCATATTCTCCGGCTCTTCTTGCAGCCAGACAATCTCTTCCACCTTGGCATATTGTTGTATGAGCTGGCGAAGCTCTATCGTCGGAAACGGATAAAGCTGCTCGACGCGGGCGATGGCAATGGACGCGTTGTCAGATTGTGACCGGCTGGCCATCAGGTCCACATAGACTTTTCCACTACAGAGAATCAGCCGGCGGATGCGTTCGGGTTGTTGCCGAGCGTGTGGGTCGTCAATGACCGGTTGCCACTGACCTTGCACAAAATCACGCGGGCAAGAGGCCACCAGCGGATGACGCAACAGGCTCTTGGGCGTCATCACGATCAGCGGCAGTGGGTCCGTTTCTAGCAGATGCGCCTGCCGGCGCAACAGGTGAAAATACTGCGCGGCGCTGGTACAGTTGGCCAACCGCAGATTGGTTTCGGCTGCTAGTTGGAGGAACCGTTCGATACGGCCTGAAGAATGATCCGGCCCTTGGCCTTCATACCCATGCGGCAGCAGCAAGACAAGTGATGGCGTTTGTCCCCATTTGGCTCGAGCTGAGACAATGAACTCGTCAATCACCACCTGAGCGACATTGATGAAGTCGCCGTATTGCGCTTCCCACAGCACGAGCCGCCGGGGCGCTTGCACGTTGTAACCGAACTCAAAAGCCACCGTCGCGACTTCTGACAAAGGGCTGTTGTGAACTTCAAACGCTGCGTTGGCTTGCGGCAGCGCTTGCAGCGGCACGAAGCGTTGACCAGTTTGAACGTCATAGAAGACGCAATGACGCTGACTGAATGTGCCCCGTTCGACATCCTGACCGGTCAGTCGAATCGCGATGCCATCGGCCAAAATCGTCGCAAACGCCAGTTGTTCGGCCCACGCCCATTCAATCGAGGGGGTATCCAGCTCGTCCAATAGATGGTGTCGTCGTTGCATCGCCCGCGCAATTTTCGGATGGAGCTCAAACCCCGTTGGCGCCTCCAGCAGCGAGTGGTGAAGCTGGCGCAACAGCTCCAGCGAAACGGCTGTCTCCACGCGACGCGCGGCTCCGGGTGGCGGTGGCGCCGGCTTAGGTTCGACCAGATCATGTTCAGGTTTGAGTGATTCCATCACCTGCTGAAGGGCATCCATGTGACGCCGTACCATGCTATCGGGCGTTTCCGCCGAAATCAGTTGACGTGAACGCAGCCTTTCAGCCCACTGCTGGCGAACGGTTGGATGACGAGCGATACGCTGATACATCAACGGTTGCGTGAAACTCGGCTCATCCCCTTCATTGTGGCCATGACGGCGATACCCAACGAGGTCAATGAGGAAGTCCTTGGAGAAACGCGCGCGAAAAGCGACAGCCATTCGCGCAGCCTCAATGCAGGCTTCTACGTCATCAGCATTCACATGAACGATAGGAATTTGGAACCCTTTGGCCAGATCGCTTGCGTAAAGCGTGCTGCGGCCAGACTCAGCAGGCGTTGTATAGCCCAATTGATTGTTGGCGATGATGTGAATCGTGCCGCCGGTGCTGTAGCCGGCCAGACGCGACAGATTCAACGTTTCGGCAACGACGCCCTGCCCAGGGAACGCTGCATCGCCGTGAATCAAGATAGGCAGCGTCTTCATACTATCAAATTGCGGTGCGCCCGCCGCCTCAGCCCTGGTGCCCGCCGCGCGAGCCATGCCTTGGATAACCGGGTTGACAAATTCCAGGTGGCTGGGATTCGGCGCCAGGCTGATGGTCAGATCAACCTGCTGGCCCTCGCCAATCGCCCGCCGCGCGCCTTTGTGATATTTGACATCGCCTGTCCAGCCGGCATATTCACGAATATCATGCGCGATCGGGTCTTTGAATTCGGCCAGGATTTGCCGGTAAGGTTTGTTCAAAACATGGGCCAGAACGTTTAACCGACCACGATGCGCCATGCCAATCAGGATGTGATGAATTTCCAGTTCGGCTGCCTCACCCACCAGTTCATCCAAAATCGGAATCAGCATATCCAGGCCTTCAATGGAGAAGCGCGTCTTGCCAGGGAAGACGCGGTGAAGGAATTGCTCGAAGGCTTCCACTTGTGTGAGTCGGTCAAGCAACTGAATCGGATCGAACGGATCATAAGGGGGACGAAAGCGTCTGGATTCGGTCATCTGACGAAGCCACTGGCGTTCTTCCGGGACACGCAGGTGAGCAAAATCGTATCCGCTGCTGGAGCAATAAATCTGACGCAAGGCGCGTATAGCATCGAGCGCAGTAGGCGATTGCTCACCGAGCGGGCCGTCAATAATCTGACCGGGAAGCTGTTGCAGGTCATGTTCAGTTAGGTTGTATGTTCCGAGTTCCAGCTCAGGATCGCCGCGCGGGGGACTGCCAAGCGGGTCTAGTTGAGCCGCGAGGTGGCCGAACTTGCGAATCGCTTGAGCCAGGTTGACAGCGGCCACAATTTTTTCGGGAACGGCCGCGGCCACCTGTTGCATCCCGTCGTCGGCCGGTTGCCAGTGATCGAAGACGGCGCGAATCGCCGGATCAACCGAGAGTGGATCATGACGGTATCGCTCATAAAGTTCGAGCACGTAACCGGCATTGACCCCGTGAAATTCTTTCCAGAGATTCATGGCCGATGAATCATAACGCAAACCGAATCCATGTCAAAGCGGGCCAACGACTGCGTTGTGCCATTCTTTCTGGGTTGACGCGACGGGTTCATGTTGATCGCAAGAGATGCTTGACAGCACAGCGAGATCCTACTGGCTGTCATTTGACAGCGTTCAAGCAAAATAGTATGTTCACTGCCTATCGGCATATCACAGGATTATTGGCTGTGCAATGGAACCAGACTTCAAGAGAAGCAGGACGTGATATATGTTGAGGGTTCATAATACACTGACGGGAAAACTCGAAGAATTTAAACCGCTGGACGGGCACACAGTGCGCATGTATTCATGCGGATTGACTGTCTATGATTATGGCCACATCGGTAATTTCCGCACGTTCGTCTCCGTGGACGTTCTACGGCGGTATTTGAAATACAAGGGCTACAAGCTCATCCACGTGATGAATTATACCGATGTGGATGATAATACGATCAACCGCGCACACCGCGAAGGCGTCTCGCTACGCGAGTTGACCGAGCGATATATTGAAGCGTTCCTTCAAGACATGAAGACGCTCAACCTGGAGCAGCCGGAGATCATGCCGCGCGCCACAGAGCATATTCCTGAAATGGTGGAGCTGGTCAAACGGCTGCAAGCGAACGGTCACACCTACACCGCCGACGGCTCAGTTTATTATCGTATCGCCACATTTCCTGAATACGGGAAACTCTCCAAGATCAACCTGGCCGGCAATCGGCCTGGGGCGCGCATTGATGCCGATAAGTATGACAAGGAAGACGCTCGCGATTTTGTGCTGTGGAAAGCGCGCAAGGAAGAGTATGAAGCTTACTGGGAGACGGAGATTGGCGTTGGGCGACCCGGCTGGCATCTGGAGTGCTCGGCCATGTCCATGAAATATCTGGGCGAGACGTTTGATATTCACTGCGGCGGCGTTGATCTGATCTTTCCGCACCACGAGAACGAAATTGCCCAAAGCGAGGGCGCCACGGGACAGCCTTTTGTGCGGTACTGGTTGCATACCGAATTCCTCCAAGTTGAGGGCGAGAAGATGTCCAAGTCGCTGGGCAATTTTTATACGGTGCGCGATTTGGTTGATCGTGGGTTTGATCCGATGGCCATCCGCTACGCGCTGTTGTCGGTGCCATACCGTAAGCAACTGAATTTCACTTTTGACGGACTCCGCGCAGCCGAGAATACGCTGCGGAGTCTGCGCGATTTCCGCTGGGCCTTGCGGCAGGCGCACTGCCAGCCCGGTTCGCACCCGGCTATCGCGGCAGCCGTCCAGAAAGCGCAGGATGACTTCGAGGCCGGCATGGATGATGATTTGAACACGGCGCAGGCGCTGGCGGCCATTCATAAGCTGGTGCGCGATGTGAACATTGTGCTGACGCGAGGCGAACTGCGCGATGATGATCGCCACGCCGTCCTTCAGGCGCTCGACCGCTTCGATACAGTGCTGGGTGTGCTCGGAGAGGAGCAGGCGCAGATGCTTGACAGCGAGATCGAGGCCTTGCTACGAGAACGCGCGCAGGCCCGCGCCGCCCGTGATTTCGCTCGCGCCGATCAAATCCGCGATTTGCTGACGGCGCGCGGCATCATCCTCGAAGACACCAAACAAGGCACGCGGTGGAAGCGCAAATAGATGAACAAGTGGCTTTGGCTTGGACTCAAAATGGTGGTCAGCGCGGCCCTGCTCTTCGTGGTGCTGCGCCGCGTGGAAGCAGCTCAACTGCGAGCCATTTTGCATCAAGCGCACGTCGGTTACTTGGCCATCGCCGTCGGGCTTTATTGCCTGGGGCAACTGATGTGCGCGTATCGTTGGAAAATCCTGATGCAGCCGGTTGGACTGAACCTCTCATACGGACAAGCGGCGAGCTTGTACTTTCTTGGTATGTTCTTCAACCTATTCTTCCCAACGATGGTTGGCGGCGACGTGGTGAAAGTCTATTACGTAACGCGGGAAGGCAGCGATGTGCCGCGAGCCACCGCCAGCGTGTTGATGGACCGTATCAGCGGGCTCTGTGCGCTGCTTTTGTTGGCGGTCGTAGTGGCTGGCGTCGCTGACGTGCGCTTCCTGCAGACGCCGCTATTGCCGCCCTTGCTGGGAATCTTTTTGTTGTTTGGTGCAGCCACCTTCACGTTGTTTCACGAACCGGCCTATCGGTGGCTTGCCAGTCTGTTTGAACGGTGGCGCGTGCGCAGGCTGGTGAACTTGACCGAGCAATTTCATCAAGCGTTCGCTTCGTATCGGCAATCGGTCGCTCCCGTCATCTTCGCCGTCGTGCTATCGCTGGTGTTTGATGTGGCGCTGATCAGTTTTGCTTATGTGGCCGCAGCGGCCATCGGCTGGCCGGTCGCGTTCAAGTATTTTTGTGTGTTCATTCCACTGATCGCCTTGATTGGCATGATTCCCATCACAGTGTATGGATTTGGCCTGCGTGAGTATTCATTCGTCTTCTTTTTCTCGCAGGTTGGCATGTCACAGGAGGCGAGTTTGCTACTGGCATTTCTGTTTTTCTTCATCGTTGTTGTAGCCAGTTTGCCGGGAGCTATCATTTACGTGGTTTACCGTACAAGTGGCGCAGCTTTGCCGATACCAAAGACACCTCACACAGAACCCTCGAACCATTGCTTGCCTGCCACACCGATGTACGATAACATTGCTTCCCACCAACAGGAGCGATCATGAAAGTAGTGGTTGCTAGCGACCATGCCGGTTATGAAGTCAAAGAGAAGATCAAGAAAATTCTCGACGACATGAACCTCACTTATGAAGACCTTGGAACGGATTCAACTGAGGCCGTAGATTATCCCGATTTCGCTGCGCGTGTGGCCACGGCAGTATCTGAAGGTCAGGCCGACCGCGGCGTACTCGTGTGTGGCACCGGTATCGGTGTATCCATTGCAGCCAATAAGTATCGCGGCGTGCGAGCTGCTCTGTGCCACAATGCCGAAACGGCGCGATTGAGCCGTGAGCACAACGACGCCAACGTGCTGGCCGTAGGCGCACGAACGACCCCGTTGGAAGACATTGACGCGGCGGTTCGTACATTTTTCACTACTGAATTTGCCGGCGGTCGCCATGCCCGCCGTGTGGAGAAGATCAATCAAATTGAAGAGAACAACGGATTGTCCACAAACGCGGAGAACATGTCATGAACGAGAGATTCAATCGCCCACTGTGTGAAGTTGACCCCGAAGTCTACCGGGCCATTCAACAAGAAATACGGCGGCAAGCCGGCGGCCTGGAATTGATCGCTTCGGAAAATTTCGTCAGCGAAGCCGTGCTCGAAGCAATGGGTTCGGTCTTCACCAACAAGTATGCCGAAGGGTATCCAGGCCGACGCTACTACGGCGGCTGTGAATTTTCCGACGTGGTCGAATCACTGGCGATTGAGCGAGCCAAGCGACTGTTTGGCGCTGAACACGTCAATGTTCAACCATACTCAGGTTCACAAGCGAACATGGCGGTCTACCTGACCGTGTTGAAGCCCGGCGATACGATCATGGGAATGAATCTGTCGCATGGCGGCCACCTGACACATGGGCACCAACTGAATTTCTCCGGCAAATACTTTAACGTGATCCCGTACGGCGTCGACAGAGAGACCGAAAGAATTGACTTCAATGAATTGGCGCGGCTGGCTCACCAACATAAACCGAAAATGATCGTCTGCGGCGCGAGCGCCTATCCACGTGTGATTGACTTTGCCCGCATTGCTGAAATTGCCAAGGAGGTTGGGGCAGTGGTTATGGCCGACATCGCGCACATTGCCGGATTAGTGGCTGCCGGCTACCATCCCAGTCCGATTCCCTATTGCGAGTTTGTGACCACAACAACGCATAAGACGCTTCGCGGCCCACGCGCCGGCATGATCATGTGCAAAGAAGCTTACGCCAAGGAACTGGACCGCGTCGTCTTTCCCGGCATTCAAGGTGGGCCGCACGTTCACATCATGGCTGCCAAGGCGGTCGCGTTCAAAGAAGCGTTGCGTCCGGAGTTCAACGATTACCAAGCCCAAATCATCAAAAACGCGCAAACACTAGCTGAGGAACTGGCCCGCGCCGGTTATCGAATCGTTTCCGGCGGCACCGACAATCACCTCTTGTTAGTAGATGTTTTCTCCAAAGGCATCACCGGCAAAGCGGCTGAAAAAGCGTTGGACGCCGCCGGTATCACGGTCAACAAGAACACTATTCCATTTGACACCAATCCGCCGCTTGTGGCCAGTGGCATTCGGTTGGGAACGCCCGCGCTGACGACGCGTGGCATGAAAGAGCCGGAGATGCGC is a window of Blastocatellia bacterium DNA encoding:
- a CDS encoding flippase-like domain-containing protein — encoded protein: MNKWLWLGLKMVVSAALLFVVLRRVEAAQLRAILHQAHVGYLAIAVGLYCLGQLMCAYRWKILMQPVGLNLSYGQAASLYFLGMFFNLFFPTMVGGDVVKVYYVTREGSDVPRATASVLMDRISGLCALLLLAVVVAGVADVRFLQTPLLPPLLGIFLLFGAATFTLFHEPAYRWLASLFERWRVRRLVNLTEQFHQAFASYRQSVAPVIFAVVLSLVFDVALISFAYVAAAAIGWPVAFKYFCVFIPLIALIGMIPITVYGFGLREYSFVFFFSQVGMSQEASLLLAFLFFFIVVVASLPGAIIYVVYRTSGAALPIPKTPHTEPSNHCLPATPMYDNIASHQQERS
- the rpiB gene encoding ribose 5-phosphate isomerase B codes for the protein MKVVVASDHAGYEVKEKIKKILDDMNLTYEDLGTDSTEAVDYPDFAARVATAVSEGQADRGVLVCGTGIGVSIAANKYRGVRAALCHNAETARLSREHNDANVLAVGARTTPLEDIDAAVRTFFTTEFAGGRHARRVEKINQIEENNGLSTNAENMS
- a CDS encoding serine hydroxymethyltransferase, which gives rise to MNERFNRPLCEVDPEVYRAIQQEIRRQAGGLELIASENFVSEAVLEAMGSVFTNKYAEGYPGRRYYGGCEFSDVVESLAIERAKRLFGAEHVNVQPYSGSQANMAVYLTVLKPGDTIMGMNLSHGGHLTHGHQLNFSGKYFNVIPYGVDRETERIDFNELARLAHQHKPKMIVCGASAYPRVIDFARIAEIAKEVGAVVMADIAHIAGLVAAGYHPSPIPYCEFVTTTTHKTLRGPRAGMIMCKEAYAKELDRVVFPGIQGGPHVHIMAAKAVAFKEALRPEFNDYQAQIIKNAQTLAEELARAGYRIVSGGTDNHLLLVDVFSKGITGKAAEKALDAAGITVNKNTIPFDTNPPLVASGIRLGTPALTTRGMKEPEMRIVAGLIAEVLDQIDSEQTRQSVRRRVQELGEQFPLYAHRLDADFA